The following coding sequences lie in one Zingiber officinale cultivar Zhangliang chromosome 2B, Zo_v1.1, whole genome shotgun sequence genomic window:
- the LOC122048538 gene encoding cysteine proteinase inhibitor 1-like, which translates to MKSFSLFLLFSLLLLFICNAGAISGGWKPIGDLQDPHIIDIAKFAVDEHNKEATSQLRLVSVVKGETQVVAGINYRIVLKAGVPGAKVNVYEAVVWEKTWEKFRKLVSFDLRWTQN; encoded by the coding sequence ATGAAAtccttttctctctttcttctcttttctcttcttctcctcttcatctgCAATGCCGGCGCTATTTCCGGCGGTTGGAAGCCGATCGGGGACCTCCAAGACCCTCACATCATTGACATCGCCAAGTTTGCCGTCGACGAGCACAACAAGGAGGCGACGAGCCAGCTGAGACTCGTGAGCGTGGTCAAGGGGGAGACTCAGGTGGTGGCAGGCATAAATTACCGGATAGTTCTTAAGGCGGGAGTTCCTGGAGCAAAGGTGAATGTGTACGAGGCTGTGGTGTGGGAGAAGACGTGGGAGAAGTTCCGGAAGCTCGTCTCCTTTGACCTGCGTTGGACCCAAAATTAG